Proteins from one Coffea arabica cultivar ET-39 chromosome 8c, Coffea Arabica ET-39 HiFi, whole genome shotgun sequence genomic window:
- the LOC113702684 gene encoding LOW QUALITY PROTEIN: tubulin beta-1 chain (The sequence of the model RefSeq protein was modified relative to this genomic sequence to represent the inferred CDS: inserted 1 base in 1 codon), whose translation MREILHIQAGQCGNQIGGKFWEVVCDEHGIDATGNHSGSSHVQLERVNVYYNEASGGRYVPRAVLMDLEPGTMDSLRTGXIFKPDNFVFGQNGAGNNWAKGHYTEGAELIDSVLDVVRKEAENCDCLQGFQICHSLGGGTGSGMGTLLISKIREEYPDRMMLTFSVFPSPKVSDTVVEPYNATLSVHQLVENADECMVLDNEALYDICFRTLKLTNPSFGDLNHLISTTMSGVTCCLRFPGQLNSDLRKLAVNLIPFPRLHFFMVGFAPLTSRGSQQYRALTIPELTQQMWDAKNMMCAADPRHGRYLTASAMFRGKMSTKEVDEQMINVQNKNSSFFVEWIPNNVKSSVCDIPPTGLAMSSTFMGNSTSIQEMFRRVSEQFTVMFRRKAFLHWYTGEGMDEMEFTEAESNMNDLVSEYQQYQDAAASGDEDYDDDQEAVLES comes from the exons ATGAGAGAAATTCTTCATATCCAAGCAGGGCAATGCGGCAACCAGATTGGTGGCAAGTTTTGGGAAGTCGTTTGTGATGAACATGGGATTGATGCCACAGGAAACCACAGTGGCAGCTCTCATGTTCAGCTCGAGAGGGTCAATGTTTACTACAATGAGGCCAGTGGTGGCAGGTACGTCCCAAGAGCTGTCCTCATGGACCTTGAACCTGGGACTATGGACAGTTTGAGGACTG AGATTTTCAAGCCTGACAACTTTGTTTTCGGCCAAAACGGTGCCGGAAACAATTGGGCTAAGGGCCATTATACTGAAGGAGCTGAGCTGATTGATTCTGTTCTTGATGTTGTTCGAAAGGAAGCAGAGAACTGTGACTGCTTACAAG GATTTCAAATATGCCATTCACTTGGAGGAGGCACCGGATCAGGAATGGGGACTCTGCTGATATCTAAGATCAGGGAAGAGTACCCTGATAGAATGATGCTGACATTCTCAGTCTTCCCTTCTCCAAAGGTCTCTGACACAGTTGTTGAGCCCTACAATGCCACACTCTCAGTTCACCAACTGGTTGAGAATGCCGATGAATGCATGGTCCTGGACAATGAAGCACTCTACGATATTTGTTTCAGAACACTCAAGCTCACAAATCCAAGCT TTGGTGATTTGAACCACCTGATTTCAACAACCATGAGTGGAGTAACATGTTGCCTTCGTTTCCCTGGCCAACTTAATTCTGATCTGAGAAAGCTAGCGGTGAACTTAATTCCATTCCCACGCCTACACTTCTTCATGGTTGGATTTGCACCCTTAACTTCAAGAGGATCGCAGCAATACAGAGCACTCACCATTCCGGAGCTCACGCAACAAATGTGGGACGCCAAGAACATGATGTGCGCTGCTGATCCACGCCACGGTAGATACCTGACAGCCTCAGCAATGTTCCGAGGCAAAATGAGCACCAAAGAGGTTGATGAGCAGATGATCAATGTGCAAAACAAGAACTCATCATTCTTTGTCGAGTGGATCCCAAATAATGTAAAATCAAGTGTTTGTGACATTCCACCAACAGGGTTGGCAATGTCTTCGACATTTATGGGGAATTCAACATCGATTCAAGAGATGTTTAGGCGTGTTTCCGAGCAGTTTACAGTCATGTTTAGGAGGAAGGCTTTCTTGCATTGGTACACTGGTGAAGGAATGGATGAAATGGAGTTCACTGAGGCTGAAAGTAACATGAATGATTTGGTTTCTGAATATCAGCAGTATCAAGATGCTGCAGCCTCTGGTGATGAAGACTATGATGATGATCAAGAGGCGGTTCTGGAAAGCTAA